One window of Nocardia sp. NBC_00508 genomic DNA carries:
- a CDS encoding RidA family protein, protein MAVKLVNPEALPKPEVYRQLAIAEGSKLVFLAGQVARDANGEKVGEGDFAAQVEQAYLNVAAALAEVGGSWDDIAKLTIYVVDWTPDKMPLLGEGVGRAAAKLGIDPVKPITLLGVSALGEPDIMVEVEATAVLD, encoded by the coding sequence ATGGCCGTGAAACTGGTCAATCCCGAGGCATTGCCGAAACCAGAGGTGTACCGCCAGCTCGCGATCGCCGAGGGCTCGAAGTTGGTGTTCTTGGCGGGCCAGGTGGCCCGCGACGCGAACGGTGAAAAGGTCGGCGAGGGCGACTTCGCCGCTCAGGTCGAGCAGGCGTATCTCAATGTGGCCGCGGCCCTGGCAGAGGTCGGTGGTAGCTGGGACGACATCGCGAAGCTGACCATCTACGTCGTCGACTGGACGCCGGACAAGATGCCGCTGCTCGGCGAGGGAGTCGGGCGCGCTGCCGCGAAGCTCGGGATCGATCCGGTCAAGCCGATCACGCTGCTCGGCGTCTCGGCCCTGGGGGAGCCGGACATCATGGTGGAGGTCGAGGCGACGGCGGTGCTGGACTAG
- a CDS encoding sensor histidine kinase: MAITSVPRDHAGPPASLAWHQRLIPMPHRADDAGPDTSDIAIAVVCFAVFTLPVLIGVTGGSGSLAAITMLGAATVVPLIVRRRWPVAVLFAVSGVLCLSAVLGVRFTPWVSNAGPALAIAAFTVADRRSRRDSALAIAAAVIAACIAARVGLDLHPDQDQDFVQLLIAAPALLLGDMVQTRREYRHSIAVQRRRRAEEEERRIRAEERLRVSRDVHDLLSHTLSMVAVRSGVARLLLDEQPGEARQALSTIETASRSALNELRRVLAQIRESGPSRETGEPGLAEIAELVDGMRHDGLVVEYRVVGEPVGYPALLQTTVYRIAQEALTNVVKHAHTARAQVEVRHAPNELTVSIVDDGPAAQHAGWSDIDDSGSGLGLVGMHERVALFGGRFEAGPRPEGGFAVVAGFPIGADDDAC, from the coding sequence ATGGCGATTACCTCCGTACCTCGGGATCACGCTGGGCCTCCGGCATCGCTTGCGTGGCACCAACGGCTCATTCCGATGCCGCATCGAGCGGATGACGCGGGGCCGGACACGAGCGACATCGCAATCGCGGTCGTCTGCTTTGCGGTGTTCACTCTGCCAGTGCTGATAGGTGTCACCGGCGGAAGCGGGTCCCTGGCGGCGATCACGATGCTCGGCGCCGCCACAGTGGTCCCGTTGATCGTCCGGCGACGCTGGCCGGTCGCGGTTCTCTTCGCGGTGTCGGGCGTCTTGTGCCTGTCCGCGGTGCTCGGCGTTCGCTTCACACCGTGGGTGAGCAATGCGGGCCCGGCGCTCGCCATCGCCGCGTTCACAGTCGCGGACCGGCGATCCCGCCGCGACTCGGCGCTCGCCATCGCCGCGGCGGTCATAGCCGCTTGCATTGCCGCGCGGGTCGGTCTGGACCTGCATCCCGACCAGGACCAGGACTTCGTGCAGTTGCTGATCGCCGCCCCGGCCTTGCTGCTCGGCGACATGGTCCAGACCCGCCGCGAATACCGGCACAGCATCGCCGTGCAGCGACGTCGCCGGGCCGAGGAGGAGGAACGCCGGATCCGGGCTGAGGAACGGCTACGGGTGTCGCGAGATGTGCACGACCTGCTCTCGCACACGTTGAGCATGGTCGCTGTCCGTTCCGGAGTAGCTCGTCTGCTGCTCGACGAACAGCCGGGCGAGGCGCGTCAGGCGCTGAGCACGATCGAGACGGCCAGCCGGTCGGCGCTGAACGAACTGCGGCGGGTGCTGGCGCAAATCCGTGAATCCGGGCCATCGCGCGAAACAGGCGAACCCGGTCTCGCCGAGATCGCCGAGCTCGTCGATGGGATGCGTCATGACGGCCTGGTCGTGGAGTACCGCGTCGTCGGTGAGCCGGTCGGCTACCCGGCGTTACTGCAGACGACTGTCTATCGCATTGCGCAGGAGGCGCTCACCAACGTCGTCAAACACGCGCACACCGCTCGTGCGCAGGTCGAGGTCCGGCATGCGCCGAACGAACTGACCGTGTCCATCGTCGACGACGGCCCGGCAGCTCAGCATGCCGGTTGGTCCGACATCGACGACAGCGGATCGGGCCTCGGTCTGGTCGGGATGCACGAGCGGGTGGCGTTGTTCGGTGGCCGTTTCGAGGCCGGACCCCGACCCGAGGGCGGCTTCGCTGTCGTCGCCGGTTTCCCGATCGGTGCGGACGACGATGCCTGCTGA
- a CDS encoding TetR/AcrR family transcriptional regulator, with protein MARTKNPRIRSMLIERAAHMLRMREPVTLRALVAGTDVSTMAVYTYFDGMDGLWKALRQEGFTRLAAKLATVATTADPVRDQVALGAAYLSNALENPDLYRVMFDASFELEDAAAADETLYRLVHAVERAKTAGRFRADVNPPELATQAWTIGHGLATLVTSGPLSYETLAYGVPMLTALFVAAGDDPERCRRSVESGWDVLVDRG; from the coding sequence ATGGCCCGCACCAAGAATCCCCGCATCCGGTCGATGCTGATCGAACGAGCCGCGCACATGCTCCGGATGCGCGAGCCGGTGACGTTGCGCGCCTTGGTCGCGGGCACCGACGTATCGACCATGGCCGTCTACACCTACTTCGACGGCATGGATGGGTTGTGGAAAGCATTGCGGCAGGAGGGATTCACCCGTCTGGCCGCGAAGCTCGCCACGGTCGCGACGACCGCGGACCCGGTCCGCGACCAAGTCGCGCTCGGCGCCGCGTACCTGAGCAACGCGCTCGAGAACCCGGATCTCTACCGCGTCATGTTCGACGCGAGCTTCGAACTCGAGGACGCCGCAGCCGCCGACGAGACGCTGTACCGCTTGGTGCACGCGGTGGAGCGAGCGAAAACGGCAGGCCGCTTCCGCGCCGACGTCAACCCGCCGGAGCTCGCGACACAGGCATGGACCATTGGGCACGGTCTCGCCACCCTGGTCACCTCGGGCCCGCTATCGTACGAGACCCTCGCATACGGCGTCCCGATGCTCACCGCGCTCTTCGTCGCCGCGGGCGACGATCCCGAGCGATGCAGACGTTCGGTCGAATCCGGCTGGGACGTTCTGGTCGACCGCGGTTGA
- a CDS encoding TetR/AcrR family transcriptional regulator gives MESVREKYAENTRQTLFDTALRLFAERDYADLSAEELVRAAGLTRGALYHHFDGKRGLFEAVMSELEGRAAQRIRAATATSSDPFERADRGVAEFLNICTEHDYRQIVLLQGPLALGWQRWRELDQQHLGGLVVDAVRTLLDAELIRPHPAELVASAFYGALTELSLTIADTDHPDRTRAQATRLIRDLLGGLAAGAARTVTSAAGSVHGDGP, from the coding sequence ATGGAATCTGTTCGGGAAAAGTACGCGGAGAACACCCGTCAAACGCTGTTCGACACCGCGCTGCGCCTGTTCGCCGAACGTGACTACGCGGATCTCTCGGCGGAGGAACTTGTACGTGCGGCCGGCCTGACTCGCGGCGCGCTCTACCACCACTTCGATGGCAAGCGCGGCCTGTTCGAAGCAGTCATGAGCGAGCTGGAAGGCCGAGCGGCGCAGCGGATCCGCGCTGCAACCGCGACGAGCTCGGACCCATTCGAACGCGCCGATCGCGGAGTAGCGGAATTCCTGAACATATGTACCGAACACGACTACCGCCAGATCGTGCTGCTACAGGGCCCGCTCGCACTGGGCTGGCAGCGCTGGCGTGAACTGGATCAACAGCACCTCGGCGGACTGGTCGTCGATGCCGTCCGAACTCTGCTCGACGCCGAACTCATCCGGCCGCACCCCGCCGAGCTGGTCGCCAGCGCGTTCTACGGCGCCCTGACCGAGCTGTCGCTGACCATCGCCGACACCGATCACCCTGACCGCACTCGCGCACAGGCGACCCGTCTCATCCGAGACCTCCTCGGCGGACTGGCGGCGGGGGCGGCGCGAACCGTCACTTCAGCTGCGGGAAGCGTGCACGGTGACGGGCCTTGA
- a CDS encoding proline dehydrogenase family protein: MSIDRAILFRLATSDVVERVVRAVPRGEDLAWRAASRYVPGTAAADAVRVAGELHARGVAASIDQFGELVDDTLVASRVADDYLRLADDLAGLPQDVWLAVDLSHLGLDVDPTGCADRLAAIAQALPEGRRIQVGGEDHARADAVLKCVLDVADRGMADRLGATVQANMHRTPDDMERLLEAGVHIRLVKGAYLESPGRALPYGEPTDVAFMRLAHRLAAAHAPFVLATHDGVLREALLTALGPVPVEQLLGVRPEMLNDLVARGVPVRVYVPFGHNWFRYWMRRVAESRGA, from the coding sequence ATGTCGATTGATCGCGCGATTTTGTTTCGGCTGGCCACGAGTGACGTTGTGGAGCGGGTTGTCCGGGCTGTGCCGCGAGGTGAGGACCTGGCTTGGCGAGCGGCGTCGCGGTATGTCCCGGGGACTGCGGCGGCCGACGCGGTCCGGGTGGCCGGGGAACTCCATGCGCGTGGCGTGGCCGCCAGTATCGATCAGTTCGGTGAATTGGTCGACGATACCCTCGTCGCATCGCGGGTTGCTGATGACTACCTGCGGTTGGCCGACGACCTTGCCGGCCTCCCGCAGGACGTATGGCTGGCTGTCGATCTGTCCCATCTCGGCCTTGATGTCGACCCGACTGGCTGTGCCGACCGTCTCGCGGCGATCGCGCAGGCGTTGCCGGAGGGTCGACGTATCCAGGTCGGCGGCGAGGACCACGCGCGCGCGGACGCGGTGCTGAAGTGTGTACTCGACGTAGCCGACCGAGGCATGGCCGATCGCCTCGGTGCCACCGTACAGGCCAATATGCATCGGACGCCCGACGACATGGAACGTCTCCTCGAGGCCGGCGTCCACATCCGGCTGGTCAAGGGCGCCTACCTCGAATCGCCCGGTCGGGCCTTGCCGTACGGCGAGCCCACCGACGTCGCCTTCATGCGCTTGGCGCATCGGCTAGCGGCAGCACACGCGCCGTTCGTGCTGGCGACCCATGACGGTGTCCTTCGTGAGGCGCTTCTGACCGCGCTCGGGCCGGTACCGGTGGAACAGCTGCTCGGGGTGCGACCGGAGATGCTGAACGATCTCGTCGCTCGCGGTGTGCCGGTTCGCGTGTACGTCCCCTTCGGTCACAACTGGTTTCGCTACTGGATGCGCCGAGTTGCCGAATCACGTGGCGCTTGA
- a CDS encoding PucR family transcriptional regulator, protein MTTFRRNGDTEVSRCVARIAARMNERVTDISASIHRGLEEEIPELRADVHSVELLGSSVQGNLDTLLHALRHDIPAARIHLPPAAIEYTRRLAQHGVPLNALIRAYHLGQQRVTELVFAELQAADITPAERFLGGQAITTRLFQYLDKVTQQVVGIYEAEREQWLETRNSVRELRVRELLTGTRIVDIDGTTDQIHYPLQWHHLALIVWYPDTSTRGDELAALRRFVRKSAEAAGTAAAPLFIADDQMSGWAWLPYRSAQPGAVARVRGFAAAQADAPSIAIGTMAPGVPGFRRSHRSARDARAVALARGNSEPRIIAAADPGLSVAALLGDRIAEVWEWVGEVLGDLAADSDNDERLRETLRVFLGTGSSYKAAAAELDLHSNSVKYRVARAVSRRGRPIAEDRLDVELALLLCHWYGPPIPHPATA, encoded by the coding sequence GTGACGACTTTTCGTCGCAACGGTGATACCGAGGTGAGCCGCTGTGTCGCGAGGATCGCCGCCCGCATGAACGAGCGGGTGACGGACATCAGCGCGAGTATCCACCGTGGACTAGAGGAAGAAATACCCGAGCTGCGTGCAGATGTCCACAGCGTCGAATTGCTCGGGTCCAGCGTGCAGGGCAACCTCGACACTCTGCTGCACGCGCTGCGGCACGACATCCCGGCGGCGCGAATCCACCTCCCTCCGGCGGCAATCGAGTACACCCGGCGTTTGGCGCAGCACGGCGTCCCGCTCAATGCCTTGATTCGCGCATATCACCTCGGCCAGCAGCGGGTGACCGAACTTGTTTTCGCCGAACTGCAGGCCGCGGATATCACGCCTGCCGAACGCTTCCTCGGCGGACAGGCGATCACCACCCGGCTGTTCCAGTACCTCGACAAAGTCACCCAGCAGGTCGTCGGCATCTACGAAGCAGAGCGCGAGCAGTGGCTGGAAACCCGCAACAGTGTCCGCGAGCTACGCGTGCGCGAACTGCTGACGGGCACAAGGATCGTCGATATCGACGGCACCACCGACCAGATCCACTATCCGCTCCAATGGCACCATTTGGCGCTTATCGTCTGGTACCCCGACACCAGCACCCGCGGAGACGAACTGGCCGCACTGCGACGATTCGTCCGCAAGTCAGCGGAGGCAGCGGGAACCGCCGCAGCCCCCCTTTTCATCGCGGACGATCAGATGAGCGGCTGGGCGTGGCTGCCGTATCGTTCAGCGCAACCCGGCGCCGTCGCCAGGGTCCGTGGCTTCGCGGCCGCACAAGCCGATGCGCCATCGATAGCGATCGGCACGATGGCTCCCGGAGTTCCGGGATTCCGGCGGTCGCATCGCTCGGCACGAGACGCACGCGCGGTCGCGCTGGCGCGCGGAAACTCCGAACCGCGAATCATCGCGGCCGCAGACCCCGGATTGTCGGTAGCGGCGCTACTCGGTGACAGGATCGCGGAAGTCTGGGAGTGGGTCGGCGAGGTACTCGGCGATCTGGCCGCCGACAGCGACAACGACGAACGGCTACGCGAGACCCTACGGGTATTTCTGGGCACCGGATCGAGCTACAAAGCAGCCGCCGCGGAACTCGACCTGCACTCCAACTCGGTGAAGTATCGGGTCGCACGAGCAGTGTCGCGGCGCGGCAGGCCGATCGCCGAAGACCGCCTCGACGTCGAACTCGCCCTACTGCTCTGCCACTGGTACGGACCACCGATACCGCACCCGGCTACGGCGTGA
- a CDS encoding flavin monoamine oxidase family protein, with protein MERSVDVVVVGAGLAGLVAARDLVRDGREVVVLEARDRVGGRLLNAELPGGAPIEVGGQWVGPGQDEVLALIGELGLTTFPTHTEGRHIAEIGTARSVYTGRIPRLNPLALADVAQAQWRLDRLAHQVAAREPWLAEQAEHLDGQTFATWLRRNVYTSGGRSFFRLITEAVFSAEPEDLSALWACFYVGAAGGLDALINTAGGAQQDRVVGGSQRIALALADALGDRIVLGAAVTEIGWDAAGVRVSAGRTTVRAARAVIAVPPPLAARIRFSPGLPGDRDQLVQRMPMGRVIKVNVAYDEPFWRREGLSGQANSDHRSLGTVFDNTPQDGAPGVLVGFLEGTHADAAGRLDLAERRARVLTDLVGYFGPHAQHPIAYLERDWAEEEFSRGCYGAFTAPSTLTRFGSALRTPIGPLHWAGTETATRWAGYMDGAVESGHRAAREISHVLMKHAHM; from the coding sequence ATGGAACGGTCAGTGGATGTCGTGGTGGTGGGTGCCGGGCTCGCCGGGTTGGTGGCCGCGCGCGACCTGGTCCGGGACGGGCGTGAGGTGGTGGTCCTCGAAGCGCGGGACCGCGTCGGTGGGCGGCTGCTCAATGCCGAACTGCCGGGCGGCGCCCCGATCGAGGTAGGCGGCCAATGGGTTGGACCCGGACAGGATGAGGTGCTCGCGCTGATCGGCGAGCTCGGCCTGACCACCTTCCCCACGCATACCGAAGGCCGGCATATCGCCGAAATCGGCACGGCCCGATCGGTTTACACGGGGCGCATTCCACGACTCAACCCGCTGGCGCTGGCCGATGTCGCGCAGGCCCAGTGGCGACTCGACCGACTCGCGCATCAGGTTGCGGCGCGGGAGCCGTGGCTGGCCGAGCAAGCCGAACATCTCGACGGCCAGACGTTCGCCACCTGGCTTCGGCGGAACGTCTACACCTCCGGTGGCCGATCCTTCTTCCGGCTGATCACCGAGGCGGTGTTCTCGGCAGAGCCGGAGGATCTGTCCGCACTGTGGGCTTGCTTCTACGTCGGCGCGGCGGGCGGGCTGGACGCGTTGATCAACACCGCCGGCGGGGCGCAGCAGGACCGCGTCGTCGGAGGTTCGCAACGCATCGCACTGGCTTTGGCCGATGCACTCGGCGACCGAATCGTGCTCGGCGCCGCGGTCACCGAAATCGGTTGGGATGCCGCGGGTGTCCGGGTTTCCGCGGGAAGGACCACGGTCCGAGCCGCCCGCGCGGTGATCGCAGTGCCGCCCCCGTTGGCTGCACGTATCCGCTTCAGCCCTGGTCTTCCCGGCGACCGTGACCAACTCGTCCAGCGCATGCCGATGGGCCGGGTGATCAAGGTCAATGTCGCCTACGACGAGCCGTTCTGGCGCCGCGAGGGGCTCAGCGGCCAGGCCAACAGCGATCATCGGTCATTGGGCACCGTCTTCGACAACACTCCACAGGACGGTGCACCCGGAGTGCTCGTCGGATTTCTCGAAGGCACGCACGCCGACGCCGCAGGCCGACTGGATCTCGCCGAGCGTCGCGCTCGAGTCCTGACCGATCTGGTCGGATACTTCGGGCCACACGCCCAGCATCCGATCGCATACCTCGAACGAGACTGGGCCGAAGAGGAATTCAGTCGCGGGTGCTACGGAGCGTTCACCGCGCCGTCAACCCTCACCCGGTTCGGTAGTGCGCTGCGCACCCCCATCGGCCCATTACATTGGGCAGGCACCGAAACCGCCACTCGGTGGGCGGGTTACATGGACGGTGCCGTCGAATCCGGCCACCGAGCCGCCCGCGAGATCTCGCACGTCCTCATGAAGCATGCCCACATGTAA
- a CDS encoding AMP-binding protein, translating into MTLSTLPDRRAEAAPHAPALADDSNELNNRELLATVQRAAARLRAAGVTTGDVVAIMLPATVDLVVSLFATWRLGATAALIDASLTDGEAGYQIADTGAKVLIVAAHPPAISPPVRVVTPACGFSAAAPDTTDAAWAGKEEPALVTYIGAGNRAMLDHGNLEAMCQLVIKVFALTGADHSLSTLPMSQVSGIMVGALSPLLAGGRATMAGPLSPEGFSDRIEHRRPTYLSAVPGNFAALSDLPGHLRTNNSSVRFAICCMEHAGTELKTKFEHRYGIPLVNGYGLSKVIARAHEIRRPAMP; encoded by the coding sequence ATGACACTTTCGACCCTCCCGGACCGCCGCGCCGAGGCCGCACCGCACGCACCCGCCCTTGCCGACGACAGCAACGAACTGAACAACCGCGAACTGCTGGCCACCGTGCAGCGGGCTGCTGCCCGCCTGCGCGCCGCGGGCGTCACGACCGGCGATGTAGTCGCGATCATGCTGCCCGCCACGGTTGACCTCGTGGTGTCTCTGTTCGCCACGTGGCGCCTGGGTGCCACAGCGGCCCTGATCGACGCATCCCTGACCGACGGAGAGGCCGGCTACCAGATAGCTGACACGGGCGCCAAGGTCCTCATTGTCGCTGCGCACCCTCCGGCGATCTCGCCGCCGGTCCGGGTCGTGACGCCCGCTTGCGGGTTCAGCGCGGCAGCGCCCGATACCACCGACGCGGCGTGGGCCGGCAAGGAGGAACCGGCGCTTGTCACCTACATCGGTGCAGGCAACCGAGCGATGCTCGACCACGGGAACCTCGAGGCAATGTGCCAGTTGGTGATCAAGGTATTCGCGCTGACCGGTGCCGACCACAGCCTGTCGACTCTCCCCATGTCGCAGGTGAGCGGGATCATGGTCGGCGCCTTGTCACCGTTGCTGGCCGGGGGCCGCGCCACCATGGCGGGCCCGCTCAGCCCGGAGGGATTCTCGGACCGGATCGAACACAGGCGGCCCACCTACCTCTCCGCGGTTCCGGGAAATTTCGCAGCGCTGTCCGATCTACCCGGCCACCTGCGGACGAACAACTCGTCGGTGAGGTTCGCAATCTGCTGCATGGAACATGCGGGGACCGAACTCAAAACCAAGTTCGAACATCGCTACGGAATACCACTCGTCAACGGGTACGGACTGAGCAAGGTTATCGCGCGAGCACACGAAATCCGTAGACCAGCGATGCCCTAG
- a CDS encoding response regulator transcription factor — protein MPADNPHRDPIQVLIADDEALVRAGFRVLVDSAADLSVVGEAGNGGEAVRLARQLRPDVVLMDIRMPIMDGLEAMRHIAAAGSDGPHVLIVTTFDQDEHVFRALRSGASGFILKDSPPEQLLHAIRVVADGDALLTPSVTRRMISAFARQPAARAAQPGALAALTDREREVLGHVAAGRSNAEIANTLYLSVATVKTHVGRLLTKLSARDRAQLVVLAYETGLAVPGASSE, from the coding sequence ATGCCTGCTGACAACCCCCATCGGGATCCGATCCAAGTACTCATCGCCGACGACGAGGCGCTTGTCCGCGCCGGATTCCGCGTCCTCGTCGATTCCGCGGCGGATCTCTCCGTCGTCGGCGAGGCCGGCAACGGCGGCGAAGCGGTCCGCCTCGCCCGCCAGCTGCGACCCGATGTCGTGCTGATGGACATCCGGATGCCGATCATGGACGGACTGGAGGCGATGCGGCACATCGCCGCCGCGGGCTCGGACGGTCCCCATGTGTTGATCGTGACCACCTTCGACCAAGACGAGCACGTCTTCCGGGCGCTGCGCAGCGGCGCAAGCGGTTTCATCCTCAAGGACTCCCCGCCCGAGCAGCTGCTGCACGCGATCCGCGTCGTCGCCGACGGTGACGCCCTGCTGACCCCCAGCGTCACCCGCCGGATGATCAGCGCCTTCGCTCGACAACCCGCGGCACGGGCCGCGCAGCCGGGCGCGCTGGCCGCGCTCACCGACCGCGAGCGCGAAGTCCTCGGGCACGTCGCGGCCGGACGATCGAACGCCGAGATCGCCAACACCCTTTATCTCAGTGTCGCCACGGTCAAGACCCACGTCGGACGTCTGCTCACCAAGCTGTCGGCCCGCGACCGTGCGCAACTGGTCGTCCTCGCCTATGAAACCGGTCTCGCCGTGCCGGGCGCCTCATCCGAGTAG
- a CDS encoding glutamine amidotransferase: MSRPYLLLQLRPEREAADDEYRAVLRFSHLDTDELVRIHMDQGLPDIDLNNFSAVIVGGGPSNISYPVDKKYDYQKQFEPKLRQVVTEVIARDFPYFGACYGLGILADVLGGEVSDRRYSETAGAQTMILTDGGSKDPLLEAIPRSFRAFVGHKEACQEVPPDAELLAESAGCPVQMIRFGRDIYATQFHPELDSKGLALRIETYRDAGYFDPDEAASLTALGHQESVPVPGEILRRFVARYRSGIDSR, from the coding sequence TTGTCCAGGCCCTATTTGCTATTGCAGTTGCGCCCCGAGCGCGAGGCGGCGGACGACGAATACCGCGCCGTGCTGCGCTTTTCCCACCTCGATACCGACGAGCTGGTGCGAATACACATGGACCAGGGATTGCCCGATATCGATCTGAACAATTTCTCGGCTGTCATCGTCGGCGGCGGGCCGAGCAATATCAGTTATCCCGTCGACAAGAAATACGATTATCAAAAACAGTTCGAGCCGAAATTGCGGCAAGTGGTAACCGAGGTCATCGCCAGGGACTTCCCGTATTTCGGCGCCTGCTATGGATTGGGCATCCTGGCCGACGTACTCGGCGGCGAGGTGAGCGATCGACGATACAGTGAAACAGCCGGCGCGCAGACGATGATCCTGACCGACGGAGGTAGCAAAGACCCTCTGCTGGAAGCCATTCCGCGTTCGTTCCGGGCGTTCGTCGGGCACAAGGAAGCTTGCCAAGAGGTGCCGCCGGACGCAGAGCTACTGGCCGAGTCGGCCGGTTGCCCGGTACAGATGATTCGGTTCGGGCGAGATATCTACGCAACTCAGTTCCATCCCGAATTGGACAGCAAGGGATTGGCACTCCGCATCGAAACCTACCGTGACGCCGGTTATTTCGACCCCGACGAGGCCGCGTCATTGACGGCTCTCGGCCATCAAGAATCGGTCCCCGTTCCCGGGGAGATACTGCGCCGCTTCGTCGCCCGGTACCGAAGCGGTATCGATTCGCGATAG
- a CDS encoding MBL fold metallo-hydrolase translates to MTLVDTGYGEQALERPDVWVGRQLIRQSNPVLDRPIARQVEALGFDRGDVRDIIVTHLDLDHAGGLADFPQATVHVFQDELDAVEGAYGHREKFRYRRVQFEHGPKWLVYGESDSSDERWFGFQAVRELRGLPPQILMVPLLGHTRGHVGVAVDTGNGWLLHAGDAYTYHGQMAVQPSMPLGTRVFQWYVDTRRESRIENQQRLRELVRTNGDVVTMFSAHCATEFERLSR, encoded by the coding sequence TTGACGCTGGTTGATACGGGCTACGGCGAGCAGGCATTGGAGCGGCCCGATGTGTGGGTGGGTCGGCAACTCATCCGCCAATCGAACCCGGTTCTCGACCGCCCGATCGCCCGGCAGGTGGAGGCGCTGGGATTCGACCGGGGGGATGTCCGGGACATCATCGTGACGCACCTCGACCTCGATCACGCAGGGGGCCTTGCCGATTTCCCACAGGCCACCGTGCACGTATTCCAAGACGAGCTGGATGCTGTCGAGGGGGCGTACGGCCACCGCGAGAAGTTCCGGTATCGGCGAGTGCAGTTCGAGCACGGGCCCAAGTGGTTGGTCTACGGAGAGTCCGACAGCAGCGACGAGCGCTGGTTCGGTTTCCAGGCGGTGCGCGAACTGCGCGGCCTGCCACCGCAAATACTGATGGTCCCGCTGCTGGGACACACTCGCGGTCACGTCGGAGTCGCGGTGGACACCGGGAACGGCTGGCTGTTACACGCCGGTGATGCCTACACCTACCACGGCCAAATGGCTGTGCAGCCATCAATGCCGTTGGGGACCAGGGTCTTCCAGTGGTATGTGGACACTCGGCGCGAGTCACGGATCGAAAATCAGCAGCGGCTACGGGAACTCGTCCGCACCAACGGCGACGTGGTGACGATGTTCTCCGCACACTGCGCTACAGAGTTCGAGCGACTGAGCCGTTGA
- a CDS encoding 3-keto-5-aminohexanoate cleavage protein has protein sequence MHFHDDSLFAENQEKLVITAAPYGPEWEPDDFREDLPLTMDEHVQQAVDCYNAGAAVLHIHVRELDGKGSKRLSKFNELLGRLREAVPDMILQVGGSISFAPEGAGVEAKWLSDDARHMLAELDPKPDQVTIAINTNQMNIVELMTDDDIAGTSFTRPEVYEAYREMYVPAGPGWVEEHLRRLQAAGIQPHFQLANIPQLETVERLIRRGVYTGPLMVTWVGIGGGFDGPNPYNMMDFIRRVPDGAVLTLETLMRSVLPTNTMAIAMGLHARCGNEDTLWGRKGEKTTSVQQIEQLVRIAGELGRGVATGKEAREIYKLGDRYADADETLAKIGFAPNRRPGQVGFTHHA, from the coding sequence ATGCATTTCCACGACGATTCGCTGTTCGCGGAGAACCAGGAGAAGCTGGTCATCACCGCCGCCCCTTACGGCCCGGAATGGGAGCCCGACGACTTCCGCGAGGACTTGCCGCTCACCATGGACGAGCACGTTCAGCAGGCGGTCGACTGTTACAACGCCGGCGCCGCCGTGCTGCACATCCACGTGCGTGAGCTCGACGGCAAGGGCTCCAAGCGGCTGTCGAAGTTCAACGAGTTGCTCGGCCGGCTGCGCGAGGCTGTGCCGGACATGATCCTGCAGGTCGGCGGCTCGATCTCGTTCGCACCGGAAGGTGCAGGTGTGGAGGCGAAGTGGCTGTCCGACGACGCCAGGCACATGCTGGCCGAGCTGGATCCGAAACCCGATCAGGTGACCATCGCCATCAACACCAACCAGATGAACATCGTGGAGTTGATGACCGACGACGACATCGCGGGTACGTCGTTCACGCGGCCGGAAGTGTACGAAGCGTATCGCGAGATGTATGTGCCGGCGGGACCGGGCTGGGTGGAGGAACACCTGAGGCGATTGCAGGCAGCGGGGATCCAGCCGCACTTCCAGCTTGCCAATATTCCGCAGTTGGAGACGGTGGAGCGGTTGATCCGTCGCGGTGTGTACACCGGCCCGCTGATGGTGACGTGGGTAGGCATCGGCGGCGGCTTCGACGGCCCCAATCCCTACAACATGATGGATTTCATCCGTCGGGTACCCGACGGCGCGGTGCTGACGCTGGAAACGCTCATGCGCAGTGTGCTGCCGACCAACACCATGGCCATCGCCATGGGCCTGCACGCCCGCTGCGGCAACGAGGACACCCTGTGGGGCCGCAAGGGCGAGAAGACGACCTCGGTGCAGCAAATCGAACAGCTCGTGCGCATCGCCGGCGAGCTGGGTCGCGGGGTCGCCACGGGCAAGGAAGCCCGCGAGATCTACAAGCTCGGCGACCGCTATGCCGACGCCGACGAAACCCTCGCCAAGATCGGATTCGCCCCGAACCGCAGGCCCGGTCAGGTCGGATTCACCCACCACGCCTGA